The following coding sequences are from one Methanococcoides orientis window:
- the cysS gene encoding cysteine--tRNA ligase, with protein MLKIYNTLTRKKEIFKPIKDGEVSIYACGPTVYSTPHIGNYRTFLMTDNIVRTLEYLGYKVKLVMNITDIDDKTIRDSKKAGMSLKNFTEKYTQEFFRGLDMLNIRYASVYPKATENVDGMIELTKKLIEKGMAYEKGGSIYFRISSFKDYGKLSKIDLEKIKIGASVDVDEYDKENPRDFVLLKASTPREIKRGICYESPWGKIRPGWHTECSVMAMKEFGPTLDIHTGGVDLIFPHHENEIAQSEGSTEKTFVRYWIHVEHLMVNSEKMSKSKGNVFTLPEIIEKYSGEIVRYMFLSVHYRRQLNYTENFAENAINNYQKLKETFENLEFALKSADKKEYPSDKETLEFLSILETEFKEALTDDFNTPKAIKVFRELSRVANKYIETGKNKSVIEKMHSLYRQFADVLGLFSKIKKENIPEEIMRLVEEREITRENKDWQKADELRDNVKDLGYIIEDSKEGPKIKKIGL; from the coding sequence ATGCTAAAAATATACAATACCCTGACAAGAAAAAAAGAGATTTTCAAACCAATAAAAGATGGTGAAGTTTCAATTTACGCATGTGGTCCTACAGTCTATAGCACGCCCCATATCGGGAACTATAGAACTTTTTTAATGACTGACAACATTGTAAGAACGCTTGAATATTTGGGCTATAAAGTAAAACTTGTAATGAACATCACAGACATAGATGACAAAACCATAAGGGACTCAAAGAAAGCAGGTATGTCACTTAAGAATTTTACAGAAAAATACACTCAGGAATTCTTCCGTGGTCTTGACATGCTAAACATAAGGTACGCGTCAGTATATCCCAAAGCCACAGAAAACGTAGATGGCATGATAGAATTAACAAAAAAATTAATTGAAAAAGGCATGGCATACGAAAAAGGTGGCTCAATATATTTCAGGATATCATCATTCAAAGATTATGGCAAACTCTCAAAAATAGACCTGGAAAAAATAAAGATCGGCGCATCTGTAGACGTTGATGAATATGACAAAGAGAACCCGCGGGATTTTGTACTCCTAAAAGCATCAACTCCTAGAGAAATAAAAAGAGGAATATGCTATGAGAGTCCCTGGGGCAAAATAAGACCCGGCTGGCACACAGAATGCTCTGTTATGGCAATGAAAGAATTCGGACCCACACTGGACATCCACACGGGTGGAGTTGATCTTATATTCCCACATCACGAAAATGAGATCGCTCAGTCCGAAGGCTCAACAGAAAAAACATTTGTCCGCTACTGGATACACGTCGAACACCTGATGGTGAACAGCGAAAAAATGAGCAAATCAAAAGGAAACGTCTTCACGCTTCCCGAAATTATTGAAAAATACAGTGGCGAAATTGTAAGATATATGTTCTTGTCTGTTCACTATAGAAGACAGCTGAATTATACAGAAAATTTTGCAGAAAATGCGATAAATAACTATCAGAAACTCAAAGAGACATTCGAAAACCTTGAGTTTGCACTAAAAAGCGCAGACAAAAAAGAATATCCATCAGACAAAGAAACACTTGAATTTCTCTCAATACTAGAAACGGAATTTAAAGAAGCATTAACAGACGACTTTAACACACCAAAAGCAATAAAAGTATTCCGTGAGCTCTCACGTGTTGCTAATAAGTACATTGAAACTGGGAAAAATAAGTCCGTCATAGAGAAAATGCATTCTCTTTATCGACAATTTGCAGATGTTTTGGGACTCTTTTCCAAAATAAAAAAAGAAAATATCCCAGAAGAAATAATGAGATTAGTAGAAGAACGCGAAATTACACGGGAAAATAAAGACTGGCAAAAGGCAGATGAACTTAGGGATAATGTAAAAGACTTAGGTTACATCATAGAAGACTCAAAAGAAGGACCAAAAATAAAGAAAATCGGTTTGTAA
- a CDS encoding ABC transporter permease, with amino-acid sequence MVTIETILGHTGEHLVLLLTTLLVSIAISLPLAFASLYSKRIGYVIMKFANLAQAVPSFAVVAIVVPLIGIGFYPALIAILLRALLPIIKNTYIGLSTVDPSMLDYADGIGLNQWQVLRYIRLPNAYPAIFAGIKFASILINSIAILTAYIGSGGLGELIFEGLVGFNNEKILAGAIPARLIALVLDVIFMAMEKKLVPDYRK; translated from the coding sequence ATGGTAACCATTGAGACCATACTCGGGCACACCGGCGAACACCTTGTCCTTTTGCTTACCACACTGTTGGTCAGTATTGCCATCTCCCTCCCCCTTGCGTTCGCTTCCCTTTACAGCAAACGTATCGGTTATGTCATCATGAAGTTCGCGAACCTTGCACAGGCGGTGCCAAGCTTCGCTGTTGTTGCTATCGTGGTCCCTCTAATAGGAATTGGATTCTATCCTGCACTTATAGCCATCCTGCTGAGGGCACTTCTGCCCATCATCAAGAACACCTACATAGGCCTTTCAACGGTAGATCCTTCCATGCTTGACTACGCAGACGGCATAGGACTTAACCAGTGGCAGGTGCTTCGTTATATCCGTCTTCCAAACGCCTATCCTGCCATCTTCGCAGGCATCAAGTTTGCATCCATCCTTATCAACAGTATAGCCATCCTGACAGCCTACATCGGCAGTGGCGGACTTGGCGAGCTTATCTTTGAGGGGCTTGTAGGCTTCAACAATGAGAAGATACTTGCAGGTGCCATTCCTGCGAGACTGATAGCACTTGTACTGGATGTGATCTTTATGGCAATGGAGAAGAAGCTGGTTCCGGATTACAGGAAATGA
- a CDS encoding ABC transporter permease gives MLLSELMDVWETNSLTTRTIEHLTMFSIAIVIASIIGVSLGIYLYSRPRIAHPVLNFLNVVETIPDIPLLVLLLPIFGLGEEPTIVASILYSLLPITRNTYTGLKEVDQQYIDIAHAMGLSQREILLKVRIPLSLPMIAGGLRIALVFTMGVVTLGGLIAAGGLGAALIAGIQLYDVGTIFVAGFWTGLLAVILDGFAGTIEKKLQRRYGTW, from the coding sequence GTGTTACTATCTGAACTCATGGATGTCTGGGAAACTAATTCTCTTACCACACGTACTATTGAGCATCTGACGATGTTTAGCATTGCTATTGTCATTGCTTCTATCATCGGGGTAAGCTTGGGCATCTACCTGTACAGCAGGCCCAGGATCGCTCACCCCGTACTCAATTTCCTGAACGTTGTGGAAACCATACCGGATATTCCGCTACTTGTGCTTCTCCTGCCGATATTCGGTCTTGGAGAGGAACCAACCATCGTGGCATCCATACTTTATTCACTTTTACCTATCACACGTAATACCTACACAGGCCTCAAAGAGGTTGACCAGCAGTATATCGATATAGCACATGCTATGGGACTTTCCCAGAGGGAGATCCTCCTTAAAGTGAGAATTCCCCTATCCCTGCCCATGATAGCAGGTGGATTAAGAATAGCTCTTGTCTTTACCATGGGAGTTGTGACACTTGGCGGACTTATTGCTGCAGGCGGCCTTGGAGCAGCCCTTATAGCCGGCATACAGCTCTACGATGTAGGTACCATCTTTGTGGCCGGCTTCTGGACAGGACTTCTGGCAGTCATCCTTGACGGCTTTGCCGGGACCATTGAGAAGAAACTGCAGAGGAGGTACGGTACATGGTAA
- a CDS encoding ABC transporter ATP-binding protein → MPSKRIFDRIDSIQLRGVTKKYEGRFAISDLTLDIEGGEMLILIGPSGSGKTTTLRTINRLIEPDSGTIHINGQDVMEIEQVALRRNIGYVIQNIGLFPHMTIAENIGLVAKLEGWGKEKINERVRYLLDFVSLPSEMFMNRYPHQLSGGQQQRVGLARALVMDPPLLLMDEPFGALDPILRKQLQEEFCIIREKLGKTIIFVTHDIEEAFRLADRIGIMDDAKLVQIGTAEELIFHPVNEMVASIVDTGKKFKHLDTLRIRDLMSPLENKYVHPSSLAVSETINSMIGRDIELAVVSNGDEPMGVVRLNDLIRLGETNDTISEHVVKVPSFDIEDFLENSLKVLHENDHSIAFVTDGGMVSRFLFPNDVFKQLV, encoded by the coding sequence ATGCCATCCAAAAGGATATTCGACAGGATAGATTCGATCCAGCTTCGCGGTGTGACCAAAAAATATGAAGGCAGGTTTGCCATCAGTGACCTTACCCTTGATATTGAAGGCGGAGAAATGCTAATTCTCATCGGTCCCAGCGGATCAGGGAAGACCACAACACTACGTACGATCAACCGTTTAATAGAGCCGGATTCCGGTACTATTCACATAAACGGACAGGACGTCATGGAAATTGAGCAGGTTGCCCTTAGGAGGAACATTGGTTATGTTATCCAGAATATCGGCTTGTTCCCTCACATGACAATCGCTGAAAATATAGGTCTTGTTGCCAAACTTGAAGGTTGGGGTAAAGAAAAGATCAATGAGAGGGTAAGATACCTTCTGGATTTTGTTTCACTTCCATCAGAGATGTTCATGAACAGGTATCCTCACCAGTTAAGCGGAGGTCAGCAACAAAGGGTCGGGCTTGCAAGGGCACTGGTAATGGACCCGCCTCTTTTGCTTATGGATGAGCCCTTTGGAGCACTTGACCCTATCCTGAGAAAGCAGCTTCAGGAAGAGTTTTGCATTATCAGAGAAAAGCTTGGTAAGACCATTATTTTCGTGACACACGATATCGAAGAAGCTTTCAGGCTGGCGGACAGGATCGGCATTATGGACGATGCGAAACTTGTCCAGATCGGAACAGCAGAGGAGCTGATCTTCCATCCTGTGAACGAGATGGTGGCAAGTATTGTTGATACAGGAAAGAAGTTCAAACATCTCGATACCCTGAGAATAAGGGACCTTATGTCTCCTCTTGAAAATAAATACGTTCATCCTTCATCTCTTGCTGTCAGTGAGACAATAAATTCGATGATCGGGAGAGATATCGAACTTGCCGTTGTATCTAATGGTGATGAACCGATGGGTGTGGTCAGGCTTAATGACCTGATACGCCTTGGAGAAACAAATGATACCATCAGTGAACATGTTGTCAAGGTTCCATCATTTGATATTGAGGACTTTCTTGAGAATTCACTAAAGGTGCTCCATGAGAATGATCATTCAATTGCATTTGTTACAGATGGTGGCATGGTTTCCAGATTCCTTTTCCCCAATGATGTATTCAAGCAACTGGTTTGA
- a CDS encoding glycine betaine ABC transporter substrate-binding protein — protein sequence MVIGSKLFQESYILAHMTAIMLEEEGYEVDVKEGLGDTLVNYAGLKQGTVDVYVEYTGTAYSQILKKPPLEVWDPEVVYQVSEEGLNADGVVIVADLGFEGAYALAVKEDWAEENNIYNISDLDEYASELVIGTDPEFAQREDGLPRINELYGLEFKSVKPTVANIMYEAIKNDEVDIVSAYTIDTRNEVFDLRILNDDMNALPPYDAIVVMSADFAEENPDAVSALEVLEGQIDTDTMRSLNYQFDVDKREAEDIARDYLIENGLIES from the coding sequence GTGGTAATTGGTTCTAAATTGTTCCAGGAGTCTTATATTCTGGCTCATATGACTGCCATTATGCTTGAGGAAGAAGGGTATGAGGTAGATGTAAAAGAAGGCCTTGGAGACACTCTCGTAAACTATGCAGGTCTCAAACAGGGCACAGTAGATGTATATGTGGAGTATACAGGTACTGCATATAGCCAGATCCTCAAGAAACCTCCACTTGAAGTGTGGGATCCAGAAGTCGTTTATCAGGTATCTGAAGAAGGTCTCAATGCTGATGGTGTTGTCATCGTAGCGGATCTTGGCTTTGAGGGTGCATATGCACTTGCTGTAAAGGAAGACTGGGCTGAAGAGAACAATATCTACAATATCAGTGACCTTGATGAATATGCATCTGAACTGGTTATAGGAACCGATCCTGAATTTGCACAACGCGAAGACGGTCTGCCTCGAATCAATGAACTCTATGGTCTTGAGTTCAAGTCAGTCAAACCTACAGTTGCAAACATCATGTACGAAGCTATAAAGAACGATGAAGTTGATATCGTTTCAGCATACACAATAGACACCAGGAACGAAGTATTCGATCTTCGCATCCTGAATGATGATATGAACGCATTACCTCCATACGATGCGATCGTTGTGATGTCTGCAGATTTCGCAGAGGAAAACCCTGATGCTGTTTCTGCTCTTGAGGTACTTGAAGGACAGATTGACACAGACACAATGAGAAGCCTGAACTACCAGTTCGATGTTGACAAACGTGAAGCAGAGGACATCGCAAGAGATTATTTGATCGAAAACGGATTGATAGAGAGCTAA
- a CDS encoding SufB/SufD family protein → MQTGTALKEKAEKAIAKTAMYGEDFDLNEFEVGTREVTQTEDLEDLDSEFKQTLLNVGVLPDEKERSGSFLMLDNAISHSSINDPDIELMSLHEAMEKHDWLEEYSWKLVSVDADKYTAKSYLENANGYFIRAPAGKKSSMPVQTCLVTGHKDATQTVHNILIVEEDAQLDVITGCTTKKGVERAMHLGISEIYVKKGGVLNFTMIHNWAEDIGVRPRTAIHLEEGATFVNNYILLKPVRSIQSYPTAILNGEGAFARFHTIAVAHPGSELDLGSRVIFNAPNTKAELVSRTITTGGTITARGEMVANEPHSKGHLECHGLVLNNKGTQRAIPILEANVDDVELTHEAAVGRIAKEQVEYLMARGLSEEDSVGMIVRGFLDVGITGLPEELAEDIDKTIAQIGKDAI, encoded by the coding sequence ATGCAAACGGGGACAGCTTTAAAGGAAAAGGCTGAAAAAGCCATAGCAAAGACTGCAATGTATGGAGAGGACTTCGATCTCAACGAATTTGAGGTCGGTACAAGAGAAGTAACTCAAACTGAAGATCTTGAGGACCTCGACAGTGAGTTTAAGCAGACACTTCTCAATGTAGGTGTTCTCCCTGATGAGAAAGAGCGTTCAGGCAGTTTCCTGATGCTGGACAATGCAATATCCCATTCTTCGATCAATGATCCTGATATTGAACTGATGTCCCTGCATGAAGCAATGGAGAAGCATGACTGGCTGGAGGAATATTCATGGAAGCTTGTTTCTGTGGATGCTGATAAGTACACTGCAAAAAGCTATCTTGAGAATGCTAATGGTTATTTCATTCGTGCACCTGCAGGTAAGAAAAGCTCTATGCCAGTACAGACCTGTCTTGTAACGGGTCATAAGGACGCGACACAGACCGTTCACAACATCCTTATTGTAGAGGAAGACGCACAGCTTGATGTCATTACAGGATGTACTACCAAGAAAGGCGTGGAAAGGGCAATGCACCTTGGAATTTCAGAGATATACGTCAAGAAAGGCGGTGTCCTTAACTTCACAATGATACACAACTGGGCCGAAGATATAGGCGTACGCCCAAGGACTGCTATCCATCTCGAAGAAGGTGCAACGTTTGTTAACAACTATATCCTGCTAAAGCCTGTGAGGTCAATTCAGTCCTACCCAACTGCCATCCTGAACGGAGAGGGTGCTTTTGCAAGGTTCCATACTATTGCTGTTGCACACCCCGGTTCAGAACTTGATCTTGGAAGCAGGGTAATTTTTAATGCTCCAAACACAAAGGCAGAGCTTGTTTCAAGGACCATCACTACAGGTGGTACGATCACTGCCAGGGGAGAGATGGTTGCAAACGAACCGCATTCAAAAGGTCATCTGGAATGCCATGGACTTGTACTTAACAACAAAGGTACACAGCGTGCAATTCCAATACTTGAAGCAAATGTAGATGATGTGGAGCTTACACACGAAGCTGCAGTCGGAAGGATCGCAAAAGAACAGGTAGAATACCTGATGGCACGTGGACTTTCCGAAGAGGATTCTGTAGGAATGATCGTTCGTGGTTTCCTTGATGTGGGCATAACCGGCCTTCCTGAAGAGCTTGCAGAAGACATTGACAAAACGATCGCACAGATCGGAAAGGATGCGATCTGA
- a CDS encoding ABC transporter ATP-binding protein, which yields MLEVKDLVVEIGGRTILNKVNLKVEQGSTTVLFGPNGAGKSALLMTLMGFSGYNIVSGQIIFKGEDITNLSVDERAKRGLGIMTQRPPNMTGVKLETLVSAISTDNSLDTEAVAKKLDMERFMERDVNVGFSGGEIKRSELLQLSAQNPCMYLLDEPESGVDLVSIEEIGKTIDELLKSKSNCFVDHNRRGNSALIITHTGQVLDYVEPDMGYILCNGAVVCKGHPREMLKEIKSQGYGECIKCKRGQL from the coding sequence ATGCTCGAGGTAAAAGATCTGGTAGTTGAGATTGGTGGCAGGACTATCCTGAACAAAGTCAATCTCAAAGTAGAGCAGGGTAGCACCACTGTTCTTTTCGGCCCCAACGGAGCTGGTAAATCCGCACTTCTCATGACGCTTATGGGATTTAGCGGTTACAATATTGTTAGTGGGCAGATAATATTCAAAGGTGAGGACATAACTAACCTTTCAGTTGATGAAAGAGCAAAACGAGGATTGGGTATCATGACCCAGAGACCACCTAACATGACAGGTGTTAAGCTCGAAACACTCGTGAGTGCAATATCAACGGACAATAGTCTCGACACTGAAGCGGTCGCAAAGAAGCTTGATATGGAGCGTTTCATGGAAAGAGACGTCAATGTTGGTTTTTCTGGTGGAGAGATCAAGAGGTCTGAATTATTACAATTATCAGCACAAAACCCATGCATGTATCTGCTCGATGAGCCGGAGTCCGGTGTTGACCTTGTGAGCATCGAAGAAATAGGCAAGACTATAGATGAACTTCTGAAAAGCAAGTCCAACTGTTTTGTTGACCATAACAGAAGGGGAAATTCCGCACTTATCATAACGCATACCGGTCAGGTATTGGACTATGTTGAGCCGGATATGGGCTACATACTTTGCAATGGTGCTGTTGTGTGCAAAGGTCATCCACGTGAAATGCTTAAGGAAATAAAGAGTCAGGGATATGGAGAGTGCATTAAATGCAAACGGGGACAGCTTTAA
- the eif1A gene encoding translation initiation factor eIF-1A translates to MRKNKGASGKASDTPEVTRVRTPRKDKNEILATVGTLLGGKRVTLQCMDGVVRMGRIPGSKKKRMWVREGDIVIVTPWSFQDSKADVIWKYTMPQVNWLQRKGYLK, encoded by the coding sequence ATGAGGAAAAATAAGGGTGCAAGCGGCAAAGCTTCCGATACTCCGGAAGTTACAAGAGTTCGTACCCCACGAAAGGATAAAAATGAGATCTTAGCAACTGTTGGTACATTGCTTGGTGGAAAAAGAGTCACATTACAATGCATGGATGGCGTTGTAAGAATGGGTAGGATCCCTGGTTCAAAGAAAAAAAGGATGTGGGTTCGCGAAGGCGATATTGTAATAGTTACTCCATGGTCTTTCCAGGATTCAAAAGCTGATGTGATCTGGAAGTACACAATGCCACAGGTAAACTGGCTTCAGCGCAAGGGTTACCTGAAATAA